One Megalops cyprinoides isolate fMegCyp1 chromosome 4, fMegCyp1.pri, whole genome shotgun sequence genomic window carries:
- the frmd3 gene encoding FERM domain-containing protein 3 isoform X1: protein MKMLRFRTSSIRSLNQEIQCTVRLLDDTEISCSIQRDTKGQFLLDHVCNHYSLLEKDYFGIRYVDSEKQRHWLEPNKSIVKQLKSQQPYTMCFRVKFYPHEPMKIKEELTRYLLYLQLKRDVYHGRLLCPFADAAYLGACIVQAELGDYDPEEHPADYINEFRLFPKQTHKLERKIMELHKTELRGQCPALAELNLLQRAHTLETYGVDPHPCKDFTGSTAFLGFTATGFVVFQGNKRIHLLKWADVSKLKFEGKTFYVIGVQKEIFFKGRIHCQTLKKLVLTFHTSTPAACKHLWKCGVENQAFYKCAKSSQIRTVTSGNVFFKGSRFRYSGRVAKEVIEASSKIQREPPEVHRSNFAQSKSFNSLSNKHLIMNMEPLLPALPGPIESDDVSADGGLLALKDSVHLSPLKPPGLQVGLGEEAGDIFTAAEQGGVDPMAKERSACAEQEDEEEEEEEEEGGALTISELMYNPCASMLPTPVEDGGGVDLLFESPVKLLRELHADRELQEELEAERERQRAQEAEMREVQRMLGSGIRLLTGNAQLNACMRSFARLLAVGLGLLLVLLPLLLVLLESDIDVSFLHDIRQTPEFQQFHYEYYCPLRRWLLCRLQAVMEKLSGD from the exons AGAGATACAAAAGGCCAGTTCCTGCTGGATCACGTCTGCAACCACTACAGCCTCCTGGAGAAGGACTACTTCGGCATTAGATATGTGGACTCTGAAAAACAGAGG CACTGGCTGGAGCCCAATAAGAGCATCGTGAAGCAGCTGAAAT CCCAACAGCCATATACCATGTGCTTTAGAGTGAAGTTCTATCCCCACGAGCCCATGAAGATCAAGGAGGAGCTCACCAG GTATCTCCTCTACCTGCAGCTGAAGAGAGATGTGTACCACGGCCGCCTGCTCTGTCCGTTCGCAGATGCAGCATATCTGGGGGCATGCATTGTGCAGG CTGAATTGGGCGATTACGACCCGGAGGAACACCCTGCAGATTACATCAACGAGTTCAGGCTCTTCCCCAAGCAGACCCACAAACTGGAGAGGAAGATCATGGAGCTCCACAAGACCGAGCTAAG GGGGCAGTGTCCTGCATTAGCAGAGCTTAATCTCCTCCAGAGAGCGCATACATTGGAGACATATGGAGTCGATCCTCATCCCTGCAAG gactTCACAGGATCCACAGCATTCCTGGGGTTCACTGCTACAGGCTTTGTGGTCTTCCAGGGCAACAAGAGGATCCATCTACTGAAATG GGCCGATGTAAGCAAACTGAAATTTGAAGGAAAAACATTCTACGTGATTGGTGTTCAGAAGGAG atCTTCTTCAAGGGCAGGATACACTGTCAAACGCTG AAGAAACTGGTGTTGACGTTCCACACTTCCACACCGGCTGCCTGCAAACACCTGTGGAAATGCGGTGTGGAGAACCAGGCATTCTACAA ATGTGCAAAGTCCAGCCAAATAAGGACAGTGACCAGTGGCAATGTGTTTTTCAAGGGCAGCAGGTTTAGATACAG CGGACGAGTAGCGAAGGAAGTGATAGAAGCCAGCTCCAAAATCCAGCGGGAACCACCAGAGGTGCACAG GTCCAACTTCGCCCAGAGCAAGAGCTTCAACTCCCTGAGCAACAAGCACCTGATCATGAACATGGAGCCCCTGCTGCCAGCTCTGCCGGGCCCCATTGAGAGCGACGATGTCTCTGCAGATGGTG gCCTGCTCGCCCTCAAGGACTCTGTGCACCTGTCGCCCCTAAAGCCACCTGGCCTGCAGGTGGGgctgggagaggaggcaggCGACATCTTCACCGCAGCAGAGCAGGGCGGGGTCGACCCCATGGCGAAGGAGCGGTCAGCGTGCGCAGAGcaggaagatgaggaggaggaggaggaggaagaggagggtggagcACTGACCATCTCGGAGCTGATGTACAATCCCTGCGCCAGCATGCTGCCGACGCCCGTGGAGGACGGGGGCGGCGTGGACCTGCTGTTCGAGAGCCCGGTGAAGCTGCTGCGTGAGCTGCACGCGGACCGcgagctgcaggaggagctggaggcggagagggagaggcagcgCGCCCAGGAGGCGGAGATGAGGGAggtgcagaggatgctgggtaGCGGGATCCGGCTGCTGACGGGGAACGCGCAGCTGAACGCCTGCATGCGCAGCTTCGCCCGCCTCCTGGCCGTCGGGCTCGGCCTGCTCCTCGTcctgctgcccctgctcctCGTTCTGCTGGAATCCGACATCGACGTCTCCTTCCTGCACGACATCCGTCAGACACCCGAGTTCCAGCAGTTCCACTACGAGTACTACTGCCCGCTGCGCCGCTGGCTGCTCTGTAGGCTACAGGCTGTCATGGAGAAGCTCAGCGGGgactga
- the frmd3 gene encoding FERM domain-containing protein 3 isoform X2 encodes MKMLRFRTSSIRSLNQEIQCTVRLLDDTEISCSIQRDTKGQFLLDHVCNHYSLLEKDYFGIRYVDSEKQRHWLEPNKSIVKQLKSQQPYTMCFRVKFYPHEPMKIKEELTRYLLYLQLKRDVYHGRLLCPFADAAYLGACIVQAELGDYDPEEHPADYINEFRLFPKQTHKLERKIMELHKTELRGQCPALAELNLLQRAHTLETYGVDPHPCKDFTGSTAFLGFTATGFVVFQGNKRIHLLKWADVSKLKFEGKTFYVIGVQKEKKLVLTFHTSTPAACKHLWKCGVENQAFYKCAKSSQIRTVTSGNVFFKGSRFRYSGRVAKEVIEASSKIQREPPEVHRSNFAQSKSFNSLSNKHLIMNMEPLLPALPGPIESDDVSADGGLLALKDSVHLSPLKPPGLQVGLGEEAGDIFTAAEQGGVDPMAKERSACAEQEDEEEEEEEEEGGALTISELMYNPCASMLPTPVEDGGGVDLLFESPVKLLRELHADRELQEELEAERERQRAQEAEMREVQRMLGSGIRLLTGNAQLNACMRSFARLLAVGLGLLLVLLPLLLVLLESDIDVSFLHDIRQTPEFQQFHYEYYCPLRRWLLCRLQAVMEKLSGD; translated from the exons AGAGATACAAAAGGCCAGTTCCTGCTGGATCACGTCTGCAACCACTACAGCCTCCTGGAGAAGGACTACTTCGGCATTAGATATGTGGACTCTGAAAAACAGAGG CACTGGCTGGAGCCCAATAAGAGCATCGTGAAGCAGCTGAAAT CCCAACAGCCATATACCATGTGCTTTAGAGTGAAGTTCTATCCCCACGAGCCCATGAAGATCAAGGAGGAGCTCACCAG GTATCTCCTCTACCTGCAGCTGAAGAGAGATGTGTACCACGGCCGCCTGCTCTGTCCGTTCGCAGATGCAGCATATCTGGGGGCATGCATTGTGCAGG CTGAATTGGGCGATTACGACCCGGAGGAACACCCTGCAGATTACATCAACGAGTTCAGGCTCTTCCCCAAGCAGACCCACAAACTGGAGAGGAAGATCATGGAGCTCCACAAGACCGAGCTAAG GGGGCAGTGTCCTGCATTAGCAGAGCTTAATCTCCTCCAGAGAGCGCATACATTGGAGACATATGGAGTCGATCCTCATCCCTGCAAG gactTCACAGGATCCACAGCATTCCTGGGGTTCACTGCTACAGGCTTTGTGGTCTTCCAGGGCAACAAGAGGATCCATCTACTGAAATG GGCCGATGTAAGCAAACTGAAATTTGAAGGAAAAACATTCTACGTGATTGGTGTTCAGAAGGAG AAGAAACTGGTGTTGACGTTCCACACTTCCACACCGGCTGCCTGCAAACACCTGTGGAAATGCGGTGTGGAGAACCAGGCATTCTACAA ATGTGCAAAGTCCAGCCAAATAAGGACAGTGACCAGTGGCAATGTGTTTTTCAAGGGCAGCAGGTTTAGATACAG CGGACGAGTAGCGAAGGAAGTGATAGAAGCCAGCTCCAAAATCCAGCGGGAACCACCAGAGGTGCACAG GTCCAACTTCGCCCAGAGCAAGAGCTTCAACTCCCTGAGCAACAAGCACCTGATCATGAACATGGAGCCCCTGCTGCCAGCTCTGCCGGGCCCCATTGAGAGCGACGATGTCTCTGCAGATGGTG gCCTGCTCGCCCTCAAGGACTCTGTGCACCTGTCGCCCCTAAAGCCACCTGGCCTGCAGGTGGGgctgggagaggaggcaggCGACATCTTCACCGCAGCAGAGCAGGGCGGGGTCGACCCCATGGCGAAGGAGCGGTCAGCGTGCGCAGAGcaggaagatgaggaggaggaggaggaggaagaggagggtggagcACTGACCATCTCGGAGCTGATGTACAATCCCTGCGCCAGCATGCTGCCGACGCCCGTGGAGGACGGGGGCGGCGTGGACCTGCTGTTCGAGAGCCCGGTGAAGCTGCTGCGTGAGCTGCACGCGGACCGcgagctgcaggaggagctggaggcggagagggagaggcagcgCGCCCAGGAGGCGGAGATGAGGGAggtgcagaggatgctgggtaGCGGGATCCGGCTGCTGACGGGGAACGCGCAGCTGAACGCCTGCATGCGCAGCTTCGCCCGCCTCCTGGCCGTCGGGCTCGGCCTGCTCCTCGTcctgctgcccctgctcctCGTTCTGCTGGAATCCGACATCGACGTCTCCTTCCTGCACGACATCCGTCAGACACCCGAGTTCCAGCAGTTCCACTACGAGTACTACTGCCCGCTGCGCCGCTGGCTGCTCTGTAGGCTACAGGCTGTCATGGAGAAGCTCAGCGGGgactga